From a region of the Janthinobacterium sp. 61 genome:
- a CDS encoding tetratricopeptide repeat protein, with translation MECQRLSLPPLSAPGEVVTFYSYKGGTGRTMALSNIAVLLARRENASVPVLMLDWDMEAPGLHHYFEQHEERPGVLEFFEACRQQLERISLETAGARAGGQDAGREDAALAQRVLDAIDWQQYVVRVDQGSPLYLMRAGRFDASYSERLAQMRWDQLFDACPPLFRCFADTLAQHFRYVLVDSRTGRTDSAGICTTLLPKKLVVVFTPNRQSLEGVDALVTRAIEYRRSHEDEQRPLLMYPLPSRIEMGDGAQRAEWRRGDAHKGIAGFQPMFERLLRTSYGLSQIALDSYFDEVQLQQTKTFAYGEQLAVRIDQGGDRFSLTRTFEAFLHWLTGGYFPWQSSREIALLGAIGEARQALLFEPGRAVALPLARDLARLGELYRKDGRSAQALDAFRQSVEIRVRLLGEEHPDSLESKSGMARLLRQLGKLDEARFLEEDVLAVRERVLGSEHPDTLAARACLAQTLLLQGELAAALLLQDTVLATYARQLGGEHPLTLEAMDGRAATLLRMGLLAQVQQVLGTVVAARERLFGAEHGDTLRSKLALAQALGRKGDLEGARRLLAAVLQVQERRLGCDHAATLATRDMLADIVAGQGDWAGARQLHEDQVAARERTRGLDHPETLMSQRKLAEALLRRGELDAARSVQEQVLEVHARLLGEDHLDTLHSKKQLAGTLQQQGDSEAARLLEDAVLSGSDRLLNAPVTGHADSVLDGARHLQETILAGRASGRGVAEPDTLASMILMLQGMIEREQYAQADELADHMKSCLLRPGVPGKLRRRGMAQLKKMYKLQGNLNALLALQEDEVQALEGALSEARIGQR, from the coding sequence ATGGAATGCCAACGCCTCTCCCTGCCACCTTTGAGCGCCCCTGGCGAAGTCGTTACCTTCTATTCCTACAAGGGCGGCACTGGCCGCACGATGGCCTTGTCGAACATCGCCGTCCTGCTGGCGCGGCGCGAGAACGCCAGCGTGCCCGTGCTGATGCTGGACTGGGACATGGAGGCGCCTGGCCTGCACCATTACTTCGAGCAGCACGAGGAACGACCGGGCGTGCTCGAGTTCTTCGAGGCGTGCCGCCAGCAGCTCGAGCGCATCAGCCTGGAAACGGCGGGCGCGCGCGCCGGCGGGCAGGACGCTGGGCGCGAGGATGCGGCGCTGGCGCAGCGCGTGCTCGACGCTATCGACTGGCAGCAATACGTGGTGCGCGTCGATCAGGGCAGCCCGCTGTACCTGATGCGCGCGGGGCGCTTCGATGCCAGCTACAGCGAACGTCTGGCGCAGATGCGCTGGGACCAGTTGTTCGACGCCTGTCCGCCCCTGTTTCGTTGCTTCGCCGATACCCTGGCCCAGCATTTCCGCTATGTGCTGGTCGATTCGCGCACGGGCCGCACGGACAGCGCCGGCATCTGCACCACCTTGCTGCCGAAAAAGCTGGTGGTGGTCTTTACGCCTAACCGGCAAAGCCTGGAAGGCGTCGATGCGCTCGTTACGCGGGCGATCGAGTACCGCCGCAGCCATGAAGATGAACAGCGTCCGCTGCTGATGTACCCCTTGCCCTCGCGTATAGAAATGGGCGACGGGGCGCAGCGCGCCGAGTGGCGTCGCGGCGACGCGCACAAGGGCATCGCCGGCTTCCAGCCCATGTTCGAGCGCCTGCTGCGCACCTCTTACGGTTTGTCGCAGATTGCCCTCGACAGCTATTTCGACGAAGTCCAGCTGCAGCAGACGAAAACCTTCGCCTATGGCGAACAACTGGCCGTGCGCATCGACCAGGGCGGCGACCGTTTTTCCCTCACGCGCACCTTCGAAGCCTTCTTGCACTGGCTGACGGGCGGCTATTTCCCATGGCAATCGAGCCGTGAAATCGCCTTGCTGGGCGCCATCGGCGAAGCGCGCCAGGCCTTGCTGTTCGAACCTGGCCGCGCCGTGGCCCTGCCGCTGGCGCGCGACCTGGCCCGCCTGGGCGAGCTGTATCGCAAGGACGGGCGCAGCGCGCAGGCGCTCGATGCCTTTCGCCAGAGCGTCGAGATCCGCGTACGGCTGCTGGGCGAAGAGCATCCCGACAGCCTGGAGAGCAAGAGCGGCATGGCGCGCCTGCTGCGCCAGCTGGGCAAGCTCGATGAAGCCCGCTTCCTGGAAGAGGACGTGCTCGCTGTGCGCGAGCGCGTGCTGGGCAGCGAGCATCCCGATACCCTGGCCGCCCGGGCCTGCCTGGCGCAAACCCTGTTGCTGCAGGGAGAGCTGGCGGCGGCGCTGCTGCTGCAGGATACGGTGCTGGCAACATACGCGCGCCAGCTGGGCGGCGAGCATCCGCTGACCCTGGAGGCGATGGATGGCCGCGCCGCCACCTTGCTGCGCATGGGCCTGCTGGCGCAGGTGCAGCAAGTGCTGGGCACGGTGGTGGCGGCGCGTGAGCGCCTGTTTGGCGCCGAGCATGGCGACACCTTGCGCAGCAAGCTGGCCCTGGCGCAGGCGCTGGGGCGTAAAGGCGACCTGGAAGGCGCGCGGCGCCTGCTCGCTGCCGTGCTGCAGGTGCAGGAGCGTCGCCTGGGCTGTGACCATGCCGCCACGCTGGCCACGCGTGACATGCTGGCCGATATCGTGGCTGGGCAGGGCGACTGGGCCGGCGCGCGCCAGTTGCACGAAGACCAGGTGGCGGCGCGCGAGCGCACGCGCGGGCTCGACCATCCGGAAACCCTGATGAGCCAGCGCAAGCTGGCCGAAGCGCTGCTGCGGCGCGGCGAACTCGATGCGGCGCGCAGCGTGCAGGAGCAGGTGCTGGAAGTGCACGCGCGCCTGCTGGGCGAAGACCACCTTGATACCTTGCACAGCAAGAAGCAATTGGCCGGCACCCTCCAGCAGCAGGGTGACAGCGAGGCGGCGCGCCTGCTGGAGGACGCCGTGCTCAGCGGCAGCGACCGGCTGTTGAATGCGCCTGTGACGGGGCATGCGGACAGCGTGCTGGACGGCGCCCGGCATTTGCAGGAAACCATACTGGCCGGCCGTGCCAGCGGGCGGGGCGTGGCCGAGCCGGATACCCTGGCCAGCATGATCTTGATGTTGCAAGGCATGATAGAGCGTGAGCAGTATGCGCAGGCCGATGAATTGGCCGACCATATGAAGTCCTGCCTGCTGCGCCCGGGTGTGCCGGGCAAGCTGCGCAGGCGTGGCATGGCGCAGTTGAAAAAAATGTACAAATTACAAGGCAACCTGAACGCCTTGCTGGCCTTGCAGGAGGATGAAGTGCAGGCGCTGGAAGGGGCCTTGTCGGAGGCACGCATCGGGCAGCGCTGA
- a CDS encoding toll/interleukin-1 receptor domain-containing protein: MEIRYGCFLSYAHGQYAFMNKFKNDLIEALACYLEPHLDREEVLFIDSEQLGGGDDIDLRVARAMCQSVCMIVLYTPKYEAHGYTRREFAAMQLIEQERRAWYELPSHLIIPIIMTRHPDGLPPQITESGLYVDFSGYTLASGDLKSNPQYLPDIERIVQRIATHYHLLKRSTPPGHDCSRFVLPDIPPEWRAIPPPHFPR; the protein is encoded by the coding sequence ATGGAGATCCGCTACGGCTGTTTCTTGAGCTATGCACACGGCCAATATGCGTTCATGAACAAGTTCAAGAATGATCTCATCGAGGCGCTGGCTTGCTATCTGGAGCCTCACCTCGACCGTGAGGAAGTGCTGTTCATCGACAGCGAGCAACTGGGCGGCGGTGACGATATCGACCTGCGCGTGGCGCGTGCCATGTGCCAGAGCGTCTGCATGATCGTGCTGTACACGCCCAAATATGAAGCGCACGGCTACACGCGGCGCGAGTTTGCCGCCATGCAACTAATTGAACAGGAGCGGCGCGCCTGGTATGAACTGCCCAGCCACCTTATCATCCCCATCATCATGACGCGCCATCCGGACGGCCTGCCGCCGCAAATCACGGAGTCGGGCCTGTACGTCGATTTCTCCGGCTATACGCTGGCCAGCGGCGACCTGAAGTCGAATCCGCAATACCTGCCCGACATCGAACGCATCGTGCAGCGCATCGCCACGCATTACCACCTGCTGAAGCGATCCACGCCACCCGGCCACGATTGCAGCCGTTTCGTGTTACCCGATATTCCACCGGAATGGCGCGCCATTCCGCCTCCCCACTTTCCACGTTAA
- a CDS encoding ATP-dependent DNA helicase produces the protein MTDHNLLPASPDGQPADLQASLPAEVQAAPGKHDADIERLFGAGGPLGPAVGSYKPRRSQTEMAKAIAHAIDSQTTLIAEAGTGTGKTFAYLVPALMWGGKTIVSTGTKNLQDQLFLRDIPTVRAALQAPVSVALLKGRSNYVCHYHLERTLQNGRMTSRDDVGHLREISRFIKMTSSGDKAELAKVPENAMIWNLVTSTRDTCMGAECQYYQDCFVMKARKEAQQADVVVVNHHLFFADVALKDTGVAELLPSANTIIFDEAHQLPDTATLFFGNTVSTSHILELCRDVLAEGLAHARGIDWAKTVTVVEKAARDLRLTFPQDIVRLSLPQIAPSSDFFPALDTLKDELDGMVAVLETQAERAETLEQCRVRGVELAQQLSGWKFDPKAKVAAGEEAVFWVEAFSSSLQLHKTPLSIAPIFNNQREGTPRSWIFTSATLAVKNDFKHFSEQMGLTGEPSHTWPSPFDYGQQGLLFVPQNLPQPNSLGYTDAVIDCALPIIEAAGGRTFFLCTTLRAVKRAAERLADEFKQRGLNFPLFVQGDKGRTELLDQFRAAGNGVLIGSQSFWEGVDVRGDALSLVIIDKLPFAPPDDPVLAARIEVMEKQGKNGFMHHSLPEAIINLKQGAGRLIRDEGDRGVLMICDPRLISKPYGKRIWQSLPPFKRTRDTAEVVEFFRNLPAKGA, from the coding sequence TTGACCGATCACAATTTATTGCCTGCAAGCCCAGATGGCCAGCCTGCCGATCTGCAAGCCAGTCTGCCAGCCGAAGTCCAGGCCGCGCCTGGCAAGCACGATGCCGACATCGAGCGCCTGTTCGGCGCCGGCGGCCCGCTCGGTCCCGCCGTGGGCAGCTACAAGCCGCGCCGTTCGCAAACGGAAATGGCCAAGGCGATCGCCCACGCTATCGACAGCCAGACCACCCTGATCGCCGAGGCGGGCACGGGTACCGGTAAAACCTTCGCCTACCTGGTGCCGGCCCTGATGTGGGGCGGCAAGACCATCGTGTCTACCGGTACGAAGAACTTGCAGGACCAGTTATTTCTGCGCGATATCCCCACCGTGCGCGCCGCGCTGCAGGCGCCCGTCTCCGTGGCCTTGCTGAAGGGCCGCTCGAACTACGTCTGTCACTATCATTTGGAACGCACCCTGCAGAACGGGCGCATGACTTCGCGAGACGACGTGGGGCATTTGCGCGAAATCTCGCGCTTCATCAAGATGACCAGCTCCGGCGACAAGGCCGAACTGGCCAAGGTGCCGGAAAACGCCATGATCTGGAATCTGGTGACGTCCACGCGCGACACCTGCATGGGCGCCGAGTGCCAGTATTATCAGGATTGTTTTGTCATGAAGGCCCGCAAGGAAGCGCAGCAGGCCGACGTGGTGGTGGTCAACCACCATTTGTTTTTTGCCGACGTGGCCCTGAAGGACACGGGCGTGGCCGAATTGCTGCCGTCGGCCAACACCATCATCTTCGATGAAGCACACCAGCTGCCCGATACGGCCACTTTGTTCTTTGGCAACACGGTGTCGACGTCGCACATCCTGGAATTGTGCCGCGACGTGCTGGCCGAGGGCCTGGCGCATGCGCGCGGCATCGACTGGGCCAAGACCGTCACGGTGGTGGAAAAGGCGGCGCGCGACCTGCGCCTGACGTTCCCGCAGGATATCGTGCGCCTGTCCCTGCCGCAGATCGCCCCGTCGAGCGACTTCTTTCCCGCGCTCGACACTCTCAAAGATGAGCTCGACGGCATGGTGGCCGTGCTGGAAACCCAGGCGGAACGGGCAGAAACCCTGGAGCAGTGCCGGGTGCGCGGCGTCGAGCTGGCGCAGCAGCTGAGCGGCTGGAAGTTTGATCCGAAGGCAAAGGTGGCGGCTGGAGAAGAAGCCGTGTTCTGGGTGGAAGCGTTTTCCAGCTCTTTGCAGTTGCATAAAACACCATTGTCGATCGCGCCGATCTTCAACAACCAGCGCGAAGGCACGCCGCGCAGCTGGATTTTCACGTCCGCCACCCTGGCCGTGAAGAACGATTTCAAGCATTTTTCGGAACAGATGGGCTTGACGGGCGAACCGTCGCACACCTGGCCGAGCCCCTTCGACTATGGCCAGCAGGGCTTGCTGTTCGTGCCGCAAAACCTGCCGCAGCCCAATTCGCTGGGCTACACGGATGCCGTCATCGACTGCGCCCTGCCCATCATCGAGGCGGCGGGCGGACGCACCTTCTTCCTGTGCACCACCTTGCGCGCCGTCAAGCGCGCAGCCGAGCGCCTGGCCGATGAATTCAAGCAGCGGGGTCTGAACTTTCCCCTGTTCGTGCAGGGCGACAAGGGCCGCACGGAATTGCTGGACCAGTTCCGCGCCGCCGGCAATGGCGTGCTGATCGGCAGCCAGAGTTTCTGGGAAGGCGTCGACGTGCGCGGCGATGCCTTGTCGCTCGTGATCATCGACAAGCTGCCGTTCGCGCCGCCCGACGATCCCGTGCTGGCCGCGCGTATCGAAGTAATGGAAAAGCAGGGCAAGAACGGCTTCATGCATCATTCCCTGCCAGAAGCCATCATCAACCTGAAGCAGGGCGCAGGCCGCCTGATCCGCGACGAGGGTGACCGGGGAGTGCTGATGATCTGCGATCCACGCCTCATTTCCAAGCCGTACGGCAAGCGCATCTGGCAAAGCCTGCCACCGTTCAAGCGCACGCGCGATACCGCCGAAGTCGTGGAGTTCTTCCGCAACCTGCCCGCCAAGGGCGCTTAA
- a CDS encoding YdcH family protein: MSDAQHIERRLIELNVEHRDLDAVIELLILDGHHDELQLRRLKKRKLQLKDHITLLKMQLVPDVPA; this comes from the coding sequence ATGAGCGATGCACAGCATATAGAGCGGCGCCTGATTGAACTCAACGTGGAGCACCGTGACCTCGATGCCGTCATCGAGTTGCTGATACTCGATGGCCACCATGACGAGCTGCAGTTACGCCGCCTGAAAAAGCGCAAATTGCAATTGAAGGATCACATCACCTTGCTGAAAATGCAGTTGGTGCCCGACGTTCCCGCCTGA
- the zapE gene encoding cell division protein ZapE: MNVEEFYQHALQKRDFKADAAQRRAVDRLQLCYDEWVAYKGQRSSTFKRLLNRPAVPKGVYMWGGVGRGKSFLMDSFYSVVPLVRKTRLHFHEFMRGVHQQLDELKGVADPLDEVAKRIAKKYRLICFDEFHVSDIADAMILYNLLSALFANGVSFIMTSNYDPDLLYPDGLHRDRMLPTIALLKDKLDVMNVDAGVDYRGRALEQVESYYTPLGAATDKALRDAYARIAETADEDARIRIESREIHCLRRAGGIIWFDFATLCGGPRSQNDYLEIASRFHTVILSGIPAMSAAQSSEARRFTWLIDVFYDQKVKLIMSAEVAPDELYTNGMLANEFHRTVSRIIEMQSREYMEKEQRGAADAIV, from the coding sequence ATGAACGTTGAAGAGTTTTACCAGCACGCGTTGCAGAAGCGCGATTTCAAGGCCGATGCCGCCCAGCGGCGCGCGGTCGACCGCCTGCAGCTGTGCTATGACGAGTGGGTGGCTTACAAGGGCCAGCGCTCGAGTACCTTCAAGCGACTGCTCAACCGTCCTGCCGTGCCGAAAGGCGTGTACATGTGGGGTGGGGTGGGGCGCGGAAAATCGTTCCTGATGGACAGTTTTTATTCGGTCGTGCCACTGGTGCGCAAGACGCGCTTGCACTTCCACGAATTCATGCGCGGCGTGCACCAGCAGCTCGATGAATTGAAAGGCGTGGCCGACCCGTTGGATGAGGTGGCCAAGCGCATCGCCAAGAAATACCGCTTGATCTGTTTCGATGAATTCCACGTTTCCGACATCGCCGACGCGATGATCCTGTACAACCTGCTGTCGGCCCTGTTCGCCAATGGCGTGTCCTTCATCATGACCTCGAATTACGATCCGGACCTGCTGTATCCGGACGGCCTGCACCGTGACCGCATGCTGCCGACCATCGCGCTGCTCAAGGACAAGCTCGATGTGATGAACGTCGACGCGGGCGTCGACTACCGCGGCCGTGCGCTGGAGCAGGTGGAAAGTTACTATACGCCGCTGGGTGCGGCCACCGACAAGGCTTTGCGCGATGCCTATGCGCGCATCGCCGAGACGGCCGACGAAGACGCGCGCATCCGCATCGAAAGCCGCGAAATCCACTGCCTGCGCCGCGCCGGCGGCATCATCTGGTTCGATTTCGCTACATTGTGCGGCGGCCCCCGTTCGCAAAATGATTACCTGGAAATCGCCAGCCGCTTCCATACGGTGATACTGTCTGGCATACCGGCCATGTCGGCGGCGCAGTCGTCCGAAGCGCGCCGCTTTACCTGGCTGATCGACGTGTTTTATGATCAAAAAGTTAAGCTGATCATGTCGGCCGAAGTGGCGCCTGATGAGTTGTACACGAACGGCATGCTGGCCAACGAGTTTCACCGTACCGTTTCGCGTATCATCGAGATGCAGTCGCGCGAATACATGGAAAAAGAACAGCGCGGCGCGGCCGACGCGATCGTCTGA
- the lpdA gene encoding dihydrolipoyl dehydrogenase → MSTKQFDVVVIGAGPGGYIAAIRAAQLGFSVACVDEWSNAKGGAAPGGTCTNVGCIPSKALLQSSEHFEHAGHSFAEHGIDVAGLKLNLGQMLKRKDTVVKQNNDGILYLFKKNKIAFFHGRAAFAAAAAGTYDISVTGEANETLTAKHVVIATGSNARELPGAPFDEKLILSNTGALAIDAVPAKLGVIGAGVIGLEMGSVWRRLGSDVTVLEGLPVFLGAVDEQIAKEASKLFTKQGLKINLGCKIGAITPGKKDVTVEFVDAKGEAQKAVFDKLIISIGRTPNTNGLGADKVGLQLDERGFIAVDGDCKTNLPNVWAVGDVVRGPMLAHKAEEEGVAVAERIAGQHGHTNFNTIPWVIYTSPEIAWVGKTEQTLKAEGIAYKAGTFPFMANGRARALGDTSGMVKFLADATTDEILGVHIVGPMASELISEAVVAMEFKASAEDIARICHAHPSLSEATKEAALAVDKRTLNF, encoded by the coding sequence ATGAGTACTAAACAATTTGACGTAGTTGTCATCGGTGCGGGCCCTGGCGGCTACATCGCCGCCATCCGCGCAGCCCAGCTGGGCTTTTCCGTCGCCTGCGTCGACGAGTGGTCGAACGCCAAGGGCGGCGCCGCTCCTGGCGGTACCTGCACCAACGTCGGCTGCATCCCTTCGAAAGCGCTGCTGCAATCGTCCGAGCATTTCGAACATGCGGGCCACAGCTTCGCCGAGCACGGCATCGACGTCGCCGGCCTGAAACTGAACCTGGGCCAGATGCTCAAGCGCAAGGACACCGTCGTCAAGCAAAACAACGACGGCATCCTGTACCTGTTCAAGAAGAACAAGATCGCCTTCTTCCACGGCCGCGCCGCTTTCGCTGCCGCCGCCGCTGGCACGTATGACATCAGCGTGACGGGCGAAGCCAACGAAACCTTGACGGCCAAGCACGTGGTCATCGCCACGGGTTCGAACGCACGCGAACTGCCGGGCGCACCATTCGACGAGAAACTGATCCTGTCGAACACGGGCGCACTCGCCATCGACGCCGTACCAGCCAAGCTGGGCGTCATCGGTGCCGGCGTGATCGGTCTGGAAATGGGCAGCGTCTGGCGCCGCCTGGGTTCCGACGTCACCGTGCTGGAAGGCCTGCCGGTCTTCCTGGGTGCCGTCGACGAGCAGATCGCCAAGGAAGCGTCGAAGCTGTTCACCAAGCAAGGCTTGAAGATCAACCTCGGTTGCAAGATCGGTGCGATCACGCCAGGCAAGAAAGACGTCACCGTGGAATTCGTGGACGCCAAGGGCGAAGCGCAAAAAGCCGTGTTCGACAAACTGATCATTTCGATCGGCCGTACGCCGAACACGAATGGCCTGGGTGCCGATAAGGTAGGCCTGCAGCTCGACGAACGCGGCTTCATCGCCGTCGACGGCGATTGCAAGACCAACCTGCCGAACGTGTGGGCAGTGGGCGACGTCGTGCGCGGCCCGATGCTGGCGCACAAGGCGGAAGAAGAAGGCGTTGCCGTGGCCGAGCGTATCGCTGGCCAGCACGGTCACACCAACTTCAACACGATTCCGTGGGTGATTTACACCTCGCCGGAAATCGCGTGGGTCGGCAAGACCGAGCAAACCCTGAAGGCGGAAGGTATCGCCTACAAGGCCGGCACCTTCCCGTTCATGGCCAACGGCCGTGCGCGCGCATTGGGCGACACATCGGGCATGGTGAAATTCCTGGCCGATGCGACCACCGATGAAATCCTCGGCGTGCACATCGTCGGCCCGATGGCGTCCGAACTGATTTCCGAAGCCGTCGTGGCGATGGAATTCAAGGCGTCGGCCGAAGACATCGCGCGCATCTGCCACGCTCACCCATCCCTGTCGGAAGCGACCAAGGAAGCGGCACTGGCCGTCGATAAGCGTACGCTGAACTTCTAA
- a CDS encoding PspC domain-containing protein: MNVSEEIKRLHELHLAGALSDAEFAQAKAKLLGNINLDKSDSPSGSGPANDLVQEFSRLRRSRNDRWLGGVCGGLGRASGMEAWIWRLVFVLFTLTFGFGVVIYLLLWIFVPDEEIGITKHEY, translated from the coding sequence ATGAACGTCTCTGAAGAAATCAAGCGTCTGCACGAGTTGCACCTGGCGGGCGCCCTGAGCGACGCGGAATTCGCGCAAGCGAAAGCCAAGCTCCTGGGCAATATCAACCTGGATAAATCGGACAGCCCATCCGGCTCCGGTCCGGCGAACGACCTGGTGCAGGAATTCAGCCGCCTGCGCCGCTCGCGCAACGACCGCTGGCTCGGTGGCGTCTGTGGTGGCCTGGGCCGCGCTTCCGGCATGGAAGCGTGGATCTGGCGCCTCGTCTTCGTCCTGTTTACATTGACCTTCGGCTTCGGCGTGGTGATTTACCTTCTATTGTGGATTTTCGTACCAGACGAAGAGATTGGAATAACAAAACATGAGTACTAA
- the odhB gene encoding 2-oxoglutarate dehydrogenase complex dihydrolipoyllysine-residue succinyltransferase translates to MAQIEVKVPQLSESVAEATLLAWHKKVGEPVARDENMIDIETDKVVLELPAPAAGVIVQIIKADGATVVAGEVIAIIDTDGSAKVSPMEVSAVPAPALAAAAQDAATASAPAAASKGDVAMPAAAKILSEKGLSAGDVAGSGKDGRVTKGDALAASAKPAVAPLAPAAAKPALQQVATPSAASLGDRPEERVPMSRLRARIAERLLQSQSTNAILTTFNEVNMQPVIDLRNKYKDKFEKEHGVKLGFMSFFVKAAVAALKKYPIINASVDGNDIVYHGYFDIGIAVGSPRGLVVPIIRNADQLSIADIEKKIGEFGAKAKEGKLTLDDLTGGTFSISNGGTFGSMLSTPIINPPQSAILGVHATKDRAVVENGQIVVRPMNYLAMSYDHRIIDGREAVLGLVAMKEALEDPARLLLDL, encoded by the coding sequence ATGGCACAAATCGAAGTCAAAGTTCCCCAGTTGTCGGAATCGGTAGCAGAAGCGACCCTGCTCGCATGGCACAAGAAAGTCGGCGAGCCAGTCGCGCGCGACGAAAACATGATCGATATCGAAACCGACAAAGTGGTTCTGGAACTGCCGGCGCCCGCCGCTGGCGTGATCGTGCAGATCATCAAGGCTGACGGCGCTACCGTCGTCGCCGGCGAAGTCATCGCCATCATCGACACCGACGGCTCGGCCAAGGTCAGCCCGATGGAAGTATCCGCTGTTCCTGCGCCAGCCCTGGCTGCCGCCGCGCAAGACGCCGCTACCGCGTCCGCCCCAGCTGCTGCAAGCAAAGGCGATGTCGCCATGCCTGCCGCCGCCAAGATCCTGTCGGAAAAAGGCCTGTCCGCTGGCGACGTCGCCGGTTCCGGCAAAGATGGCCGCGTGACCAAGGGCGACGCCCTGGCCGCTTCCGCCAAGCCAGCTGTCGCGCCACTGGCGCCAGCCGCTGCCAAGCCAGCGCTGCAGCAAGTTGCCACGCCATCGGCTGCGAGCCTGGGCGACCGTCCGGAAGAGCGCGTGCCGATGAGCCGCCTGCGCGCGCGTATCGCCGAGCGCCTGCTGCAATCGCAATCGACGAACGCCATCCTGACCACGTTCAATGAAGTGAACATGCAGCCGGTCATCGACCTGCGCAACAAGTACAAGGACAAGTTCGAGAAAGAGCACGGCGTCAAGCTGGGCTTCATGTCCTTCTTCGTCAAGGCTGCCGTCGCCGCCCTGAAAAAATACCCGATCATCAATGCCTCCGTTGATGGCAACGACATCGTCTACCACGGCTACTTCGATATCGGCATCGCTGTCGGTTCGCCACGTGGCCTGGTCGTGCCTATCATCCGCAATGCGGACCAGCTGTCGATCGCCGACATCGAGAAAAAAATCGGTGAATTCGGTGCGAAGGCCAAGGAAGGCAAGCTGACCCTGGACGACCTGACGGGCGGCACGTTCTCGATCTCGAACGGCGGCACCTTCGGCTCCATGCTGTCGACCCCGATCATCAACCCGCCACAATCGGCCATCCTGGGCGTGCATGCGACCAAGGACCGCGCTGTTGTCGAAAACGGCCAGATCGTGGTACGTCCGATGAACTACCTGGCCATGTCCTACGACCACCGCATCATCGACGGCCGCGAAGCTGTCCTGGGTCTGGTGGCGATGAAAGAAGCGCTGGAAGATCCTGCACGCCTGCTGCTGGACCTGTAA